A region from the Triticum urartu cultivar G1812 chromosome 1, Tu2.1, whole genome shotgun sequence genome encodes:
- the LOC125528666 gene encoding uncharacterized oxidoreductase At4g09670-like: MSSAAPAPAPEEQPPRPVRFGIMGCASIARKLARAMLLAAPAAAVAAVGSRSEAKARLFAADNGLPAAARLHGSYEALLDDPAVDAVYLPLPTSLHVQWATAAAARGKHVLLEKPTALCASDLDAILAACEASGVQFMDSTMWMHHPRTAKMRELLPADVGDVRVINSLFSFRANEDFLQNDIRVKPDLDALGVLGDAGWYCIRAILWAVDYELPKNVIALPEPVKNQAGVLIACGATLYWADGKMATFHCSFLTNLTMDLTVIGTDGTLHVTDFIIPYEEKSGPFSVASRSNFAELHTGWVPQPSKHVVTTDLPQEALMVKEFCRLVQGIRDGGAKPEGKWPAITRKTQVVMDAVKASIDKGFESVDVVS, from the exons ATGTCGTCCGCCGCGCCcgcgccggcgccggaggagcaGCCGCCGCGCCCGGTGCGCTTCGGCATCATGGGATGCGCCTCCATCGCGCGCAAGCTCGCGCGGGCCATGCTGCtggccgcgcccgccgccgccgtggcCGCCGTCGGCAGCCGCTCCGAGGCCAAGGCGCGCCTCTTCGCTGCCGACAACGGCCTCCCCGCGGCCGCGCGCCTGCACGGCTCCTACGAGGCGCTCCTGGACGACCCGGCCGTCGACGCCGTATACCTGCCGCTGCCCACCAGCCTCCACGTGCAGtgggccaccgccgccgccgcgcgggGCAAGCACGTGCTCCTCGAGAAGCCCACCGCGCTCTGCGCCTCCGACCTCGACGCCATCCTCGCCGCCTGCGAGGCCAGCGGCGTCCAGTTCATGGACTCCACCATGTGGATGCACCACCCCCGCACCGCCAAGATGCGCGAGCTCCTCCCCGCCGACGTCGGCGACGTCAGAGTT ATAAACAGTCTGTTCAGCTTCCGAGCAAACGAAGATTTCCTCCAGAATGACATCAGGGTAAAGCCAGACCTCGACGCCCTGGGCGTACTCGGCGATGCCGGGTGGTACTGCATCCGCGCGATCCTGTGGGCCGTCGACTACGAGCTCCCGAAGAACGTGATCGCGCTTCCTGAGCCTGTCAAGAACCAAGCCGGCGTGCTCATCGCCTGTGGCGCGACGCTCTACTGGGCCGACGGCAAGATGGCCACCTTCCACTGCTCGTTCCTCACCAACCTCACCATGGACCTGACCGTCATCGGCACGGACGGCACGCTCCATGTCACCGACTTCATCATCCCGTACGAGGAGAAGTCCGGCCCGTTCAGCGTGGCCTCCAGGTCGAACTTCGCCGAGCTCCACACCGGATGGGTTCCGCAGCCGAGCAAGCACGTCGTCACGACAGACCTGCCGCAGGAGGCCCTGATGGTCAAGGAGTTCTGCAGGCTGGTGCAGGGCATCAGAGACGGCGGCGCCAAGCCTGAGGGGAAGTGGCCGGCCATCACCAGGAAGACGCAGGTTGTGATGGATGCAGTGAAGGCTTCCATTGACAAGGGATTTGAGTCTGTCGATGTTGTGAGCTAA